A window of the Citrus sinensis cultivar Valencia sweet orange chromosome 9, DVS_A1.0, whole genome shotgun sequence genome harbors these coding sequences:
- the LOC102606755 gene encoding organic cation/carnitine transporter 7-like isoform X1, whose translation MGDERPVYMLDEALSALRFGKYQALVLAYAGLGWVSEAMEIMILSFVGPAVKSKWKLTSSEESLLTTVVFAGMLLGAYSWGIISDNYGRRKSFLSIAMVTSVAGLLSTFSPNYVSLLIFRCFVGIGLGGGPVFLSYFLEFVPVSHRGTWMVAFSAFWTAGTIFEASLAWVVMTRLNWRWLLAFSSVPSFALLLFYGLAPESPRYLCAKARTADAHRILEKMAFVNRTKLPPGILVSDKAIKENEESSLLRDTHMISMTRKITDKLKSGFSSFFTLFSRKLIRTTLLLWVLFFANAFSYYGAVLLTSKLSSGDSKCGSKVLHADKSKDNSLYVDVFITSFAELPGLILSAIIVDKIGRKLSMVLMFVLACIFLLPLVFHQSAVVTTVLLFGVRMCATGTITVATIYAPEIYPTSARTTGAGVASAVGRVGGMVCPLVAVGLVTSCHLRLAVILFEVVFVLAIASSLLFPFETKGRELKDAVDAIES comes from the exons AATGGAGATTATGATTCTCTCTTTTGTTGGACCAGCAGTCAAATCAAAGTGGAAACTAACCTCAAGCGAAGAGAGCCTGCTAACCACTGTTGTTTTCGCTGGGATGCTGCTTGGAGCTTATTCTTGGGGCATTATTTCTGATAATTATGGGAGGAG AAAGAGTTTTCTCAGCATAGCTATGGTAACTAGTGTGGCTGGACTATTAAGTACTTTCTCCCCAAATTATGTATCATTGTTGATATTTCGTTGTTTCGTTGGTATTGGTTTGGGGGGAGGACCTGTATTCTTATCCTATTTTCTGGAGTTCGTTCCTGTTTCACATAGAGGCACGTGGATGGTAGCCTTCTCAGCTTTTTGGACAGCTGGAACAATTTTTGAGGCTTCACTTGCCTGG GTTGTCATGACAAGACTGAATTGGAGGTGGCTACTTGCATTTTCCTCTGTACCATCATTTGCTCTGCTTCTCTTTTATGGTCTAGCACCTGAGTCACCCAGGTATTTGTGTGCGAAAGCTAGAACAGCTGATGCACACAGAATTCTCGAGAAGATGGCTTTTGTCAACCGAACAAAACTCCCACCCGGCATTCTTGTTTCTGATAAAGCAATTAAAGAGAACGAAGAATCAAGTTTATTGCGAGATACACATATGATCTCAATGACAAGAAAGATCACCGACAAGTTAAAGTCTGGCTTCTCATCATTTTTTACGCTTTtctcaagaaaattaattcggACAACTCTTCTCCTATGGGTGTTATTCTTTGCAAATGCTTTCTCATATTATGGCGCTGTCTTGTTGACCTCTAAGCTAAGCAGTGGAGACAGTAAATGCGGCTCAAAAGTCTTGCATGCTGACAAGTCGAAAGATAATAGCCTGTATGTCGATGTGTTTATCACTAGTTTTGCAG AGCTTCCTGGGCTTATCTTGTCAGCAATAATAGTGGACAAAATTGGCCGCAAGCTTTCCATGGTTCTTATGTTTGTCTTAGCTTGCATTTTCCTTCTGCCACTGGTCTTCCATCAGTCTGCTGTAGTAACTACGGTGTTACTGTTCGGAGTTCGCATGTGTGCCACAGGAACCATAACAGTTGCCACAATTTATGCCCCTGAG ATATATCCTACGTCCGCGAGGACAACTGGGGCTGGTGTTGCAAGTGCTGTGGGAAGAGTAGGAGGCATGGTATGCCCTCTTGTTGCCGTTGGACTTGTAACCAGTTGTCACCTAAGACTTGCGGTTATTCTGTTCGAGGTTGTATTTGTTCTGGCTATAGCCTCTTCTCTGCTCTTCCCATTTGAAACCAAGGGACGGGAACTAAAAGACGCCGTGGATGCAATTGAATCATAG